From the genome of Streptomyces spinoverrucosus:
CATGGAGGTAGCCGACGATCCGGCGCCCCTCGTCCACGACGGGGAAGCGGGAGAACCCGGACTGGGCCGACAGCCCCTCCAACTCCTCCGGAGTGACCCCCACGCGCGCGTACACGATGCTTTCCAGCGGCAGTACGACATCCCGCACGGGCCGGTGGCCCAGTTCCAGGGCGTCGTGCAGCCGCTCCTGCGCACGGTCGTCGAGCAGCCCGGCGGCGCCGGAGTCCTGGACCATCCGGGCCAGCTCCGCGTCCGAGAAGCTCGCCGTGACCGCGTCCTTGGTCTCGATCCGGAGGAGTTTCAGCAGCCCGTTGGCGAACGCGTTGATGGTGAAGATCACCGGCCGCAGCGCCCGGGACAGCGCGACCAGCGGCGGTCCGAGCAGCAGGGCGCTGCGCACTGGCTCGGCGAGCGCGATGTTCTTCGGCACCATCTCGCCGAGCAGCATGTGCAGATACGTGGCCAGGGTCAGCGCGATCACGAAGGACACCGCGTGCCCCGGACCGCTCGGCACGCCCATCGCGTGGAACACCGGCTCCAGCAGATGCGCGATCGCCGGTTCCGCGACGACACCGAGCACCAGGGTGCTCAGCGTGATGCCCAGCTGCGCGGCCGCCATGAGCTGGGACACGTGCTCCAGGCCCCACAGCACGCTCCTGCCGCGCCGGTCGCCCCGCTCGGCGTACGGCTCGATCTGGGAGCGGCGCACCGAGATCAGCGCGAACTCGGCGCCCACGAAGAAGGCGTTCACGACCAGCGTCGCGAGACCGATCAGCAACTGTACGACGGTCATGCCTGCGCCTCCTTCTCGTCGTCCAGGGGCGCGTGCAGCAGGACGCGTGCCGCCCGGCGCCCGGAGGCGTCCAGCACGTCGAGCCGCCAGCCGGCGACCTCCACGATGTCGCCGACGGCCGGGATACGGCCGAGCTCAGCGGCGACCAGACCGGCGAGCGTCTCGTACGGCCCCTCCGGAGGCCGCAGGCCGACGCGCGCGAGCTGGTCCATGCGGGCGGCGCCGTCCGCCGAGTACAGGGCGTGGCCGTCCTCGTCGGCGCCGACCGGGGCGAGGTCGGGGGTCTCGTGCGGATCGTGCTCGTCACGCACCTCGCCGACGACCTCCTCGACGATGTCCTCCAGGGTCGCCACGCCCGCCGTACCGCCGTACTCGTCGATGACCACGGCCATCGTGCGCTTGCCGGACAGCCGGTCGAGGAGCCGGTCCACGGTGAGCGACTCGGGCACGAGCAGCGGTTCACGCATCATGTCGGCCACCGGCACCCGGGGCCGGCGCTCCGCGGGCACGGTCAGGATGTCCTTGATGTGGGCCGTGCCCACGACCGAGTCGAGGCTGCCGCGGTAGACCGGGAACCGGGACAGGCCCGTCGCCCGGGTCGCGTTCGCCACGTCCTCACAGGTCGCCTGCGCGTCCAGGGCGACGACCTGCACCCGTGGCGTCATCACGTTCTCCGCGGTGAGGTCCGCGAGGTTCAGGGTGCGCACGAACAGCTCGGCGGTGTCCGCCTCCAGGGCGCCCTCCCGTGCGGAGTGCCGGGCCAGCGCGGCCAGTTCCTGCGGTCCGCGCGCGGAGGCCAGCTCCTCGGCGGGCTCGATGCCGAAGCGGCGCACCAGGCGGTTCGCCGTGTTGTTCAGGTGGGTGATGAACGGCCGGAAGATCGCGCTGAACCAGCGCTGCGCGTTGCCCACCCGCCGGGCCACGGCCAGCGGCGAGGAGATCGCCCAGTTCTTGGGCACCAGCTCGCCCACCACCATCAGGAACACCGTCGACAGGGCCGTGCCCAGCACCAGCGCGATCGAGGACGCCGTGGTCCCGGAGATGCCGATGGCGCGCAGCGGGCCCGCGATCAGCCGCGCGATGGACGGCTCGGCGAGCATGCCGACCACCAGGTTGGTGACGGTGATGCCGAGCTGTGCGCCGGAGAGCTGGAAGGTGAGATTGCGTACGGCCTTCAGAGCACCGGAGGCGCCGCGCTCGCCGCGCTCGACGGCCCGTTCCAGCTCGCTGCGCTCGACCGTGGTCAGCGAGAACTCGGCCGCGACGAAGGCGCCACAGGCGAGCGAGAGCAGGATCGCCACCAGCAGGAGGAGCACTTCGGTCATCGGGTCACCCCCGTCCCATGCTCCGACGGGGCAGGGAGGATCGCGCGATGTCTGCTGGTACTGGGAGGCTCGCCCATGGGCGGACGCTCACACCTTTCACTGAGGGTCGGGTCCTGGGAGGACCGAGTGGCCCTCCCAGGGTAAAGGATCGGCAAAAGACGTCAGAATTCGGTCAGGCGTCGGATTCGGTCAGCGGCCTCACCCAACGCCGCCACTGCTCCTCCGGCGAGTACCCCGCCGCACGCCACGCGTGCTGCGCGGTCACGTTCCGGGTCAGCACCATCGCGTCCCCACGGCGCCCGCCGAGTCGTACGAAACGCTCCTCAGCGGCGGCCAGCAGCGCACCGCCGATGCCCTGGCGGCGGTGCTCTGGGTGCACGGCGAGCCGGTAGAGGTGACAGCGCCAGCCGTCGAAACCGGCTATGACGGTCCCCGCGACGACGCCGTCGCGCTCCGCGAGGAGCAGGGCTTCGGGGTCCGTCGCGATGAGTCGGGCCACTCCGTCGTGGTCGTCGCTGATGCTCGTTCCTTCCGCGGCTTCGCGCCAGAACCGCAGCACGGCGTCGACGTCCGAGAGGGTGGCGCAGCGGATGTGAAGATCGCTCATGGCGTGAGCCAAGCAGAGCGCCGACCGGCCTGGCGAACGGTTTCCGCGCCGGGGGTTCGGGGCGAGGAGGCGGTTGTCACTTCCCCCAGATCTTCCGGTACCCCTCCCGATAGCCCGGCGGGTCCCAGGTCGTGGCGCCGTTGACGTTGTCGGCCGTGGTGAGGTGGACGGGGGCCACATATCCGCTGGCGGGCCGGTCGGAGAAGGCTCGGTTGAACTCGTCGACGATCTGCCAGCCCTGCAGGGACAGCGGCTCGGGCACGGTGGCCGCCTGGTACTGCCCGCTGTCGATGCGCTGGAAGGCGGCCGGGGAGCCGTCACCGGCGCCGATATTGAAGGGCGGGCCCGAACCGGGCGTGCCGGCCGCGCGGAAGGCGGGTGCGGCATCGGCGAAGTACAGGTCGTTGATGGCGACGGAGTGGGTCCACCTGTCCTGGAAGCGGGCCAGGAGCGAGGCAATCTCCCGGGGGATCCGGCTGCTCGCGTCCGGGATCGGGATGTTCTCCTGCGCCAGCAGCCGCACGCCCGAGCAGGTGGCGAGTTCCTTCCTGATCAGCTCGGACTTGTCCCTGGCGAAGGGGATCGAGGCGTCGGTGATGAGCACGACCCCGGCACGGCCGCCCGAGTGCGAAATGATCCACTGTGCGCTGATCGCGGCCACGTCCTCGACCCGGGTGGTGACGTTGGTGAAGAGCCTGGGCCGCTCGCTGGGGCCGGGGGAGGCGACCGCGTGCCAGCCGATGAGCGGGATGCGTGCCGAGTTGGCCCGCGCCACCTGTCGCGAGGTCGAGTTGGGGTCGAAGCCGCCGATGACGATTCCGGAGGGCCTGAGCGCCACGGCCTCGCTCATCGCCGCCTGGATGCCGGCGGGGGTACCGCCTCCGTCGATCACCCGGACGTTCCAGCCGATGACCCGGGCCGCTTCCCGCACGCCCTCGGCCGCGCCCGCGACTCCGGGGTTGGTCATGGTCTGGGCGACGTAGACGATGGTCTTGCCGGACGTTGCCGCGGGGCCGGTGGTCGGTCCGGTCCAGGCCAGGCCGGTCTGCTCCGCCTGTCCGACGGCGGTCCGGGCCCTGGCATAGGCCGCGGGGCAGCCGTTCGGGGCCGGTGTCGAGTCCCCCGGGCCGTCCGACGAGCCGCGTTCGCAGCCGGTCAGGAGGGCTGCCGCGGCCAGCAGGGCGGTGGCTGCGGATCGGGCCTTGAGGACGCCGGGG
Proteins encoded in this window:
- a CDS encoding substrate-binding domain-containing protein gives rise to the protein MHGNRKAAAPGVLKARSAATALLAAAALLTGCERGSSDGPGDSTPAPNGCPAAYARARTAVGQAEQTGLAWTGPTTGPAATSGKTIVYVAQTMTNPGVAGAAEGVREAARVIGWNVRVIDGGGTPAGIQAAMSEAVALRPSGIVIGGFDPNSTSRQVARANSARIPLIGWHAVASPGPSERPRLFTNVTTRVEDVAAISAQWIISHSGGRAGVVLITDASIPFARDKSELIRKELATCSGVRLLAQENIPIPDASSRIPREIASLLARFQDRWTHSVAINDLYFADAAPAFRAAGTPGSGPPFNIGAGDGSPAAFQRIDSGQYQAATVPEPLSLQGWQIVDEFNRAFSDRPASGYVAPVHLTTADNVNGATTWDPPGYREGYRKIWGK
- a CDS encoding GNAT family N-acetyltransferase, with the protein product MSDLHIRCATLSDVDAVLRFWREAAEGTSISDDHDGVARLIATDPEALLLAERDGVVAGTVIAGFDGWRCHLYRLAVHPEHRRQGIGGALLAAAEERFVRLGGRRGDAMVLTRNVTAQHAWRAAGYSPEEQWRRWVRPLTESDA
- a CDS encoding hemolysin family protein translates to MTVVQLLIGLATLVVNAFFVGAEFALISVRRSQIEPYAERGDRRGRSVLWGLEHVSQLMAAAQLGITLSTLVLGVVAEPAIAHLLEPVFHAMGVPSGPGHAVSFVIALTLATYLHMLLGEMVPKNIALAEPVRSALLLGPPLVALSRALRPVIFTINAFANGLLKLLRIETKDAVTASFSDAELARMVQDSGAAGLLDDRAQERLHDALELGHRPVRDVVLPLESIVYARVGVTPEELEGLSAQSGFSRFPVVDEGRRIVGYLHVKDALDASPRDLPFRLRDMRPIARVRETTPLDDVLTAMRGSRTHLAAVLGSDGRLAGLVTMEDVLRELFGQWA
- a CDS encoding hemolysin family protein, whose protein sequence is MTEVLLLLVAILLSLACGAFVAAEFSLTTVERSELERAVERGERGASGALKAVRNLTFQLSGAQLGITVTNLVVGMLAEPSIARLIAGPLRAIGISGTTASSIALVLGTALSTVFLMVVGELVPKNWAISSPLAVARRVGNAQRWFSAIFRPFITHLNNTANRLVRRFGIEPAEELASARGPQELAALARHSAREGALEADTAELFVRTLNLADLTAENVMTPRVQVVALDAQATCEDVANATRATGLSRFPVYRGSLDSVVGTAHIKDILTVPAERRPRVPVADMMREPLLVPESLTVDRLLDRLSGKRTMAVVIDEYGGTAGVATLEDIVEEVVGEVRDEHDPHETPDLAPVGADEDGHALYSADGAARMDQLARVGLRPPEGPYETLAGLVAAELGRIPAVGDIVEVAGWRLDVLDASGRRAARVLLHAPLDDEKEAQA